One segment of Candidatus Bathyarchaeota archaeon DNA contains the following:
- a CDS encoding MFS transporter — MNESNVGKLRALFVGFITRFSFIFTLQAIPPLFPMIVQEFKIGFTVASSLMLLVALPGLFISILGGLLTGKYGIKKLLTIGLLICVLSSLLCFISETFLFLQFSRFLLGVGGAIAVVAASILLYQWFEKENLGMAMGFFGFCMPFGTVVAFNSLGIMALIHGWRASILITAVVNLIALVTTILLTE, encoded by the coding sequence TTGAACGAATCCAATGTAGGAAAGTTAAGAGCACTTTTTGTAGGTTTTATTACTAGATTCTCTTTTATCTTCACATTGCAGGCTATACCCCCACTCTTTCCTATGATCGTACAAGAGTTCAAAATAGGTTTCACAGTAGCCAGCAGTCTCATGTTACTTGTTGCATTACCAGGCCTCTTTATATCGATTTTGGGTGGTCTCTTAACTGGAAAATACGGAATCAAAAAGCTACTAACTATCGGTTTGTTGATTTGTGTTTTAAGTTCATTATTGTGTTTTATCTCAGAAACTTTTCTATTCTTACAATTCTCCAGATTTCTACTTGGAGTTGGAGGAGCTATTGCAGTAGTTGCAGCTTCAATCCTATTATACCAATGGTTTGAAAAGGAAAACTTAGGAATGGCGATGGGATTTTTTGGTTTTTGTATGCCTTTTGGAACCGTGGTGGCGTTTAATAGTTTAGGAATTATGGCCTTAATTCATGGTTGGAGAGCATCCATCTTGATTACAGCAGTTGTTAATTTAATAGCCTTGGTAACCACCATCTTGCTTACTGAA